The genomic DNA CCAAATCGTGGACGCACTGGCCGATTCGGTTCGAGAATGTGACTTCGTCAGCGATCTCCGATGACGGAAATCGTGTGGCGCTGCTTCGAATGGCAGCTAGTGATTGGCGAGGAAATAGCGTTGTGGAGCTCTTTTCCAAGACCGGAGTGTCATTGGGTCTAATCGAGCTTCCATCTTCGTGCGACGCGATTTCCTTTGTCGATGGACACTCTGTTATCGCCGCTGTGGGCCGTGAGTCGCTTCATTTCATCGAAGCGTCTGCGAGAGAGCTCTGTTCGCTTGTGCCAGCTTACAAGGAACGAGCAATTGTGGACGTGGGACACAAGAATGGGTTGGTGGCTGTGGGGGAAGGCAAGCGGCTGACTTTGTTTAGCTGCGATGGACACCGGCTTTGGACACGGGAGTTCAGAGATTCGATCAAGGGTGTTGATATTCTCGGTGAATCCGGTTCCCTTCTCGTTCACAACGATGAGGACATTTGGGTCGTTGATTGCGACACGGGGCAGGAGTCAGAAATTGCTCGCAGGAAAGAGTGGGGCAAACCCTCGTGCCACTACGTCTCAGAAGACGCTGGCGTAATCGTAATCGGCTGCATCGACGGAGCTGTGGAACTCTACGCATTGTCCGATGACGGTCCAAAACACCTGCATCGGTTGTCCGTTTTCGAAGTGGTAAAAGACACAGATGGTCTTGATCCCGCAGATTGGCCATACGAAGAAAGTCCTGCCATTTCCTTCATGGGCGATGATTCACTGCCTCCAACATACCTGCTCATGAGCGACATGTCATTCGATGACAACGACTCAGGTAGCGTAGTGGCTGTTGCAGTACATGACGACTGTGTCTATGCGATGTCAGCATCTGGGACCATATGCTGCGTGAGCCGCAACGATGGGAGAGTGCTTGGTAGTCCGTTTCAGCTTCCTGAGGCTTGGGATTTGGACAAGAACCCGAAATCCACATCCCTAACGCCACTCAATGATTGCTTATTGCTTGAGGACGATGACCGTCAGTTATTACTTGATAACGATATGAACCAACTCTGGTCATACACGCCTCGGTTTGTGTTCAATACGCTCGAAGATGACGTGCTTGAAAGCCATTTCTGGTGTATCGATGGAGGGCAAATTCAGTTGATGTACGCAGGAGATAAGGGAGGAGTGCGTACGATACGTTCACGCCAATTCGACATGCCGATGACATTGGTTGCATCGAGCGAGAGTGGTGCGGTCGTTTCGCCGCAATTCGATGCCCCAGCCTTTGACAGTGGCTCGACTACTCTGCACTTCGTTGACCGGGAACTAAATCAAGTAGGCAGCGCCATCGTCGGTAACAACGGACTCCTAATTACAATGCCCGACGGTCGCTTTGCAGGAACCGGTTACGTATTCGACACGGCGCGAGTATTCGAAGCAGGCAAGACAGTACCACTGCCCAGCGCGGATGGGTTTCGCCTTGCTGCTGCTGTTGATGTTGGCCACGAACTAACCAACAAGACAACAATAGCTGCGAGTCTTGCCAGCCAGCTTCTCGACCTCGCGCAACGCGTTGGTCACGCGTACTTGGATGCACCCGTGATCGTAAAGGCCGCAGTTTGGCCAACCCTTGTTTACTCCCTGACACTCATGGCCGTTCTTGGCCTCTGGATTGCAGCGCCAGCTCGTCTGGCAGAATTGGCAATGTCACGCGTCGGCGATGAAGGCCAATCGAATCTCCAGAAGTTTTCCAGATTTTTCACCCTAATCTACTTTCTCGGCCATTCAAGGAGAGCCGTAGACTCTTGGATGAAAAAGCACTTTGACACATTGGACGAGCGATGCTTGAAGGACTGTGCCGCATACAAGGAAAGACAGCGATACGTTGATCTCGGATACGAAGACCAAAGTCAAGAATGGTTCAAACGTCTCTCGAATGGCAACAGTGGTGGCGTCTGGTTGTACGGTCCCGGTGGTCGAGGAAAATCGACCATGGCGTTTGAAATTGCCCGGCGAGTCAATTCATCGCGAAAGACACCATTCCTGACGTTTCTCGTCGCCGAGGACTGGGCTGGTGACTTGGTCGAGTTAATGTGCGACCGACTTCATACTGACGACAAACGGCCGACAAGGTCCATGGTTGAAGGGTTGCTCCACCGAAAACGCATCATTGTCGTTCTGGATGGAGCCAGTGAGCGACGTGTTGTATCAGACAAACAAGTCTTGGCTGGAACTGCAGGTTCAGAATCTGAGGCACTCTGCCAAGTACGATCCCTCATGGAAAAAGGGATTCTTCGTTGTTTGATCGTCACCTCTCGCCACCTGCCGCCCAAGAAACGTGTCTTCGAAAGATTCTGCTTGGTCGAACTGGGACCGATCTCCGAGGCCAAGTTAGAAGGCTTTGTACGTGCGTATGTCAGTGAAGAGGAATTCGAGGACGTTTACGCAGCCGTCTCCGCTCTGGCTTTCAGCATTGACCTATCTCCGTTGATGGCTCGCATGGCGATTGAAGTTGCGCGGCACTCAGAAGCAGTTACCTCCAATTTTGCTCAACTCGCCATTGACTACGTGCTCGCGTTACGATCCCAGTCAGCTGATACGCTGTGCGAACAAGACTTTATACGAGTGGTGAAGGAAGTCGCGCACCTCTGCGTTGAAGACGAGGCAACAAGCGGCGAAGTGTGTTTCTACGAATTGCGAGGCTACCTGAAGGGAAAAGCTGAAGCGTCCCCATATACGACTGTCGGGCAAGGTGACGATAGCTTGCCAATTGCCGATGTAATCAACGAACTGGTCAAATCAGGGCTGATTGAAATGAACAGAACTCGTGACAGAGTAGGATTCTGCGCGGACCCAATTGCTGAATACATGGCAGCGTGGGCGATCTGTGATTCACCGTCGGAGCTGAAACGATTTCGCAGCAAGATACGTATGCTGCAGAAGAATCGAGGCGAAGACTTTGCGACCGGATTGTCTCGTGCGTTGGATGATGTTGACGCCACACGGCAGCATGAGACCAATCCAGTTGCGTGAATCCGGCGGTCACGTCACCTCAAACGTGGTCACTCATATTGCGTTGTTTTTTCATAAGAAGTCCGTTTGTGACAGGATCGTGCAAGGGCATTTGCTGGGTGCGACAACCACGACGACTGGAATCTTCACGAGGGTTTGTAGCCAAGGAACAGCAGCCGAAGCATCATTGGCCTAGAGTGGATGCGGACTCTGCTCTCGGATCGATGATGATCGGAAGATTGTCTTCGGTGCTGGATATTTCGACTCCGTCTTTGAACGACTGTTGCGTCACAGTAACCGGCTCCTCAAAAGTGGCCGTAGAACTGTCGTGCGACCGCAAGTGAAAGACGGCAAGCGGATATTGAGTAGATAGCTCAACCACAAATCCAGCCGGGGCACTCTTGTAAGTAAGCCCGCGCCAAATGCTGCCGTCTGGAGGATCAATCCTGATTCTCTCAATGCCGACATTGCCGTACACGTTGCTTGAGCCTACGAATCCTTCGTCTTCTTCCAGATTTCTCGCTACCGCTTCGGCGAAGAAGACTCTGCCGTCACAGGTGTGCTGCCGAACCAATTCCTCAACCTTGAATCGGTCCTTCGAGTCGCCTTCCACCCAAAGCACCGATTCGATTCGAAACATTCGGGATATGGGCACAATGTTGCAGTCGTCGTGTAGAGCTCCAAATGCCAGATGATCGGGCTCTTCAAATACACACGCATCACGACCACGTTGTTCTTTGTATAGCCGGGACTGCTTCCACATCGCGTCCTCGTTCTTGACATGCGCGTCCCACTTTATATCTGGTGAGAAGTGACATTCGATGAGAGACGGTGTTTCCTGCCGAGGAGCGACCGAGATTCCGATGAGATGCCCGTCGTCAAAGTCGTAGTGCCTTTGCGCAACGATGTAGTTTGTTACAAGTCGATGCGACCAGCCCGGTGCAATCTTTGAAAGCTCGTCGTCGATCAAGTCCTGAGCATATTCGTAAAGGTGTTGCTGTAGTTGGATGTGGGAGGTAAATGACGCCACAGCCTTGGTGAACCGGTCGGATAAATCGTCTTCCGTCATGCCCAAGTAGTCCATCGCATTGGCGAGGTATGGGCAGTGAATGTCTTTTTGGATCGTCAGTCTCATTGTACTTTTCCTGTTGAGAGGAGCGTTGTGTGTGAACATTACTGAGTGCGTTTCGTATCAAGCCTAAGGCTCTAAACGTTCATGCGGCTTTGGGTTTGATTGCTCGTCCGTTCTGTGAGCACTGCCATTCTCGGCTGCGACCCAGCGGTAGGCTTCCTCACGACTGTCCACGGTCTTTTCCCACGGCACGTCATTCGTGAAGCGGTATTGTTCCCAATTGCGAGTTCGCAATACGTTCCACTTTCCCGTGAGCTTGCCTTGTTCGACAATCGGCTGCGTAATGAACCGCGAAGTAACGATGCGCATGTTTTGTTCGAGGAAACAGTCGGGCTTTGGCGTGTGCTTAACAGTCGGTTTTGCTACGCGAGGTTGCAGGTGTACTGGGCTGTCACCAATTACGAATCCCGGATCGGTCGCATCCTCATCGATCTCGTGTTTGTCGTCGTTGTTCGTTGCCACTAGATTTCCTCCAGTTCTCGTTTGTTAATGTAAAACGCTTGCGGCCCGTTAGCCGCGTTGCATGTGCAGGATTTTAACCGTCGCACAATGTCAGTCTGTGCCGACATCACAGATCGTGTCGCAACACTGAATAACCACGATTGTCGTTCTGTACGATGCAGTGCCTCACCATTGATGCGAGTAGTTGGCGGAAGGTTGACGTAAAGCCGCGTCCAACTTTGCTTGCGAGTTCGTCACCTGTGAGTGGTCCATTCGTCGTCAGCACTTTGATAATGCGTTGCTCTGTGGGATTCAGCTTTACGTCTCGACCGCTTCGTCCACGCAGCGTTCGAACTCTCTGCAGGCAATCAGCACCCTCCTGAATTAGAAACACCTCTGTGCCACGAAGTTCAGTCGTGTGGAGACCGGCAGATTTGCACTCACTCCATTCTTCATCTGACACGTCGAACGACCTTTGGAAGATTTCTTTTGTGCAGACATCGCCAAGCCCCTTCTGACCGAACTCCTTGACGAACTCCAGTTGCTCGCCGTCAGCCAGAACATGGTCAGCATTGACCTGCCGTCCGTTGACGAGGAATTGCGGCGAGGGTGGTAGATTGAATACGTGCTGCAGTTGTGACGAGACGAATGCAATGGTCTTGCCTTCGGCAGAACAACTGTGTTGATTCACGCCGTAAATAAGGTGAACCGTCATTAGAACTTCTCCTTAAAAAGATTTGTGGTCGAAACTCACTCTTGGTCGTAGCGAGTTACATGGAACGAGGGCGCGACACCGAGTGCCGCAAAGACTTCCTGAAAGACATCCAAGACGCGCTCGACACAGGCATCGGTCGTCAGGATCGAGTCGTGTATCGTGAACACAGGCGAGACCTTCTCGTTCATCAGCCGCCGACAGACCCGGTTGATAACGACGGTCGATTCAAGGTTCTGCAGGAGGTGAGCAAGGCGGCAATGGTCCTTGCGCTTCAATTGTTTGACCGTGTCGTAGACAGTTGGGAACAGCTCAGCGAATCGAGTCTTCAATTCTGACCGAGAACGATTCCGACCGAACAAGACCTCAAAGATCATCTCCTTTGCCCAGCGACGAACTGGTATCTCAGCCTCTTCCATCAGCGACTCGTACAGTTGCCCGCACTCACAGAGTGTTAGAAATCTGGCCTCGTCGAGGCTGAGCGTGTCCCTATTAACCGGGCACATGTTGCGGCAATGTTCATCTGTCGTAAGTCGTGTCTCAAACGGACTATCGGCAACTGAAATGGGCTTTGCGCCCATCGTATTGGACAGTGGAGTTGGTGGTGGGAGTGGGGAGATGATAGTGGCAATTCTGTCTTCAAGAGTGCGGTACGGGTTTGATTGAGTCCCGAGCGTTGATAGCGACAGAAATGTCTCGCCTCGGAGCCTGCGAATCAGGATTAGTAAGGCAAGAAACAATGGCTGGCTGTTCCGAATGTCAATTGAAACCAAACGCTTGCCATCGACATGAAGGCATGGACGCAACGTGCTCTTCAAGTGCGTCAGATCAGTGTGGATTCGGCCGTATCGACAGACCGAAAACAATCTTTCGCCAGTGGCGATCTGGAATGCCGGAATCTTCAACAGCTCACGGTGTTCATCGTGCTCCAAGAACACCAAGGCGCGATCAAGATCAATCTGTAGAGACTTCAGCTGCGTACGCAGATAGCGGTGAACATCAAGCCGAACCTTTTTACATTCGGAGCGGTTCTCGTGCGTGATGTGTTCGATCAGCTTTGTGTTCGAAAGTGGCAGCCGCACCACAGGAGCCCGGAAGTATGAACCAGCGAAGCGATAACCGTACGACTTGTGACCGGGAACGAAGTACCTGTCGGATTCGATGACTTCCGCGTCAATCAATGCTCCTATTAGCGGCCTGACGATTCGATGCGGGATAAACGAACGCAGGTATGCCCTCTTGAGCGGCACAAAGCCCCGCTCATTGGCTTTTTTCGTAACCTGTCCCCAGTGGATGCGGTGGAGCACGTATCTGGCTGAATCGGCGTGTCTTCGGAGCCGTTTGGGCAGGACACTTTCTGGCTCAAAGTTCACGGGGTTGTAAACACAAACTGGTTTCGTTCGTTTCGTCTTTGCAATCACAAGTTGTTTCCTCGGCGTAGTGAACTACATGAAAGGCAGGGTCAGGTAGCAAAAGCGGCCAAGCGCACTCCCAGCGCGCACTGCAAGACAGCTCAGTAATCAAGGGGAATTCCGCATTTCACCAACTGCACGAGTTCCTTCACGACTTCGTGAGGTTCGAGGTGTTTTGAGAACGAAAGTTGGACTGGAGTGCCGTTCTCAGGGCGGATACAAGCGATGAAGAACTCGTATGATTCTTCGAGTGCGGGGAGTTCGACAATTTCTGCGATCTCTCCGGCAGCCGTCCCATATTCGTCGCCGAAGACGCCGTACAAGGCATCAGCGACCAGCTTTAGGCCGCAAAATCCCTCAACGCCGGAAACGGAGTCGAGCTGCTCGCCGTGCTCTCGATATATGGCGACGTGTTGAACAGACAAGTCATAGAGGTCATCAATTGATTCGACGCGCATCGTAATTCCTCCAACTGGGTGAAAAGGTCAGTTGGAAGGAATTATTTCAACGCCAGTCCAAAATCGTCCTCATGTTTGCTCTTTACGAAAGAATCATCCGGGTTCTGCCACTTACTGCATCAAAACCAACACCGGTGATATTCGCTGCCGCCAGCTTGCGCTCGATGTGCCCGCGTGTGTTCGAGATGAGTTTGTCCTTAATGTCGTCATCACCCCAGACGAATTCGCCAAGTTCGACGTTATCAACAAAACGGCCAGCGTCCATTGCCAACCGCTGCAATAGACGAAACTGAATCGCACCCCGGAATCGCACGCTCTTGCCAGCGTACGTCAACGTCTGCGTCCCTTCATCTACGAGCGGCTTTTGAGCGAGAATGGCGACTTCCTGAGCTTCCATGAGCAAGCCATCCATGCGCAGCTCCGACTTCACCCTCTCAACGACGCTGGCGACTTGCTTGTCTCGGAGCGCAACCACGCCTCGGTTGTACAACTCTCGTTCTGCGGGAAAAAGATTTGCCGCAGGAAACCGATAGCGTTCAGCGTTGTACATTTCCGCATATTCCAAGTGCGGTTCGTCTGACTGACGAGCGATTTCGCATGGTGTATATGGAACGGGAAATCGACCATTTGCCGCGTCTTTCGCAAACAACAGGCCCAGTGGAGACCAGCAATCAACGCCCGCTGCGACACAATTGTCGCGATAGATGTACTCGACTCGTTTCTTTCTGATTGGTCGGTCGGGTTGGGAAGAAAAGCAGTGAAAGAACTGGTCTTCGCCCTGCAGGTTGATTCCAACAAAAAAGCCGTGTTCAGTATCAATCATGAGATCGCCTCCGATATTTTGACTCAAAAGAACGAACCACTTCCAGAGCACGGAAGTGGTTCGTGAGTTCTGGTGGTCGGAGGGATTGTACGACAACTTTTTAGGCATTGTTAAATGCCATTAGCGGAATTCAGCACTGACCATTGCTGTGCTTTTCGTCGTTGAATCGCTCGATCTGACGATACACCGTCATCGTTGAGACTTTGGCGGCTTTGGCGATCTTCTTCACCGGGACGCCAGCGGTATGAAGCTCGCGGATCAGTTCGATCTTTTTCAGCCCAATGTAATTTTTGGGTTGCCGTAGGAATGCGGGTCGGTCGGTTTTCAAATGAGGAGCGACTTCCTCGCCAAATCTCTCTTGGGCGTCGTACAGTTTTTCCCATGGGATTTGGACGTAGCATTCGAGCAACTCGTCCTCAGAAATTGTCCGATGAGCAAGTACAAGACTCGCTTCTGCGGCACCGGCCAGCATTAGGATTCGGGTGGCTGCAGTCTTTCGAAGTTTGCCCAGTGAGTAATCGGGGAAGTCCGGGTGGTCCTTTTGCACTCGATTAACGAGGCGATTCCACTGGCGACTGACACCGTCACTGTAGTTTCCAGCTTTGGTGATGCGCCAAAGCGGCTTGCCGTTTTCTGTCAGAAAGACAATTTCCCGGTCGGTTCCCTCACCATGTTCGAAGTTGGCTCGACGATCCAGTTGCCACTCAAGTCCCTCAAGAGTTTCGGGCCAGAGTTTGTGCCGAGTCGGGTTGCCGGTTTTGAACCTGATTCCGACAATTTCTCCAGACTCTCTCCTGATGAATGGCACACGGAGCTGACCGATCTCGCCGGGGCCAAATGCCGCGTTCAACCCACACAGGAGAATGACTCTCTCAGACGGAAGGGCATACTTTGAAAGTAGACGAATATGCTCATACGAGACGGT from Rubinisphaera italica includes the following:
- a CDS encoding PQQ-binding-like beta-propeller repeat protein, which translates into the protein MRNLVVVVSLICLAGCNAQPEFRVEPQVLTSKPKHLSFHPDDPSLCLVVSDADVSVWSLSDPKKPLRVGTLPASWTAKFLPGDESRIVAAGKDGSMRVWDSSGQPISEPFTNPALQRDVGDDGKQAWWINQDSVTGLDISPDGTRLVARTWGGGAFRWRLKPKPELAGEVDSSLFFAPDEDATLIRRITAGDNSFHYVREDGTNWCEPLTGLRKELQSSFVAMLASEPRIVAVEEFGRVLIWTQDGSLVSDSIAPHQEDYFNPHNPFVKRLAFSKANGSIVTVGEDTGTQLWTSGGIRLGQLETAGGYYVDDVEFNSDGSIIGFVESGEYHSENSTVRFWQPTGKIVSSVVPCKGLEFDHDGEVNSLLWISEDVVVTGGRDGTIRVLDPTKRATTQSWEAHASVVGLSHDDKTQTIISVGAEGRVRFWSYDGSEKRDEVRLPDHPDCVALSSDCRTLAMSFIDQSQGYDRRLVTIDLNNGELGSEFNVSLEGRGQLAESLLFTKDGEHLFAGLGSGVVRKFHVADGSLEAEHDLHPETQFGRGAVCDLEIAPAGNLLASAGADGRVVVFDLDHSLEVASSFHTEVPKFYPRQIRQLAWSPDGSALVTLAVDGTLVVWTPDLSVKSKPIQIDGAAPNCLHFTGNNVVSAGLLGHIRVATLGGDVRTFDAGHGTHTGKGANGLVANGIDRLYTAGLNGKVSAWNLDGEFLAESHDGHATNGHLSIEEDDFIFEKITRITIERESGTVFTCGIDGRILSHDADLKSSRQVALMKDVPAEMLVSSDGQHVFIATEDGGLLKMRTKDGSQNWHTMVGENISSLEMDSDLQNVVVQLGSESNCLVDAETGQVVSAASTDLPPATLSASNNEKYVLALAGDGNLAFKGRAAKSWTHWPIRFENVTSSAISDDGNRVALLRMAASDWRGNSVVELFSKTGVSLGLIELPSSCDAISFVDGHSVIAAVGRESLHFIEASARELCSLVPAYKERAIVDVGHKNGLVAVGEGKRLTLFSCDGHRLWTREFRDSIKGVDILGESGSLLVHNDEDIWVVDCDTGQESEIARRKEWGKPSCHYVSEDAGVIVIGCIDGAVELYALSDDGPKHLHRLSVFEVVKDTDGLDPADWPYEESPAISFMGDDSLPPTYLLMSDMSFDDNDSGSVVAVAVHDDCVYAMSASGTICCVSRNDGRVLGSPFQLPEAWDLDKNPKSTSLTPLNDCLLLEDDDRQLLLDNDMNQLWSYTPRFVFNTLEDDVLESHFWCIDGGQIQLMYAGDKGGVRTIRSRQFDMPMTLVASSESGAVVSPQFDAPAFDSGSTTLHFVDRELNQVGSAIVGNNGLLITMPDGRFAGTGYVFDTARVFEAGKTVPLPSADGFRLAAAVDVGHELTNKTTIAASLASQLLDLAQRVGHAYLDAPVIVKAAVWPTLVYSLTLMAVLGLWIAAPARLAELAMSRVGDEGQSNLQKFSRFFTLIYFLGHSRRAVDSWMKKHFDTLDERCLKDCAAYKERQRYVDLGYEDQSQEWFKRLSNGNSGGVWLYGPGGRGKSTMAFEIARRVNSSRKTPFLTFLVAEDWAGDLVELMCDRLHTDDKRPTRSMVEGLLHRKRIIVVLDGASERRVVSDKQVLAGTAGSESEALCQVRSLMEKGILRCLIVTSRHLPPKKRVFERFCLVELGPISEAKLEGFVRAYVSEEEFEDVYAAVSALAFSIDLSPLMARMAIEVARHSEAVTSNFAQLAIDYVLALRSQSADTLCEQDFIRVVKEVAHLCVEDEATSGEVCFYELRGYLKGKAEASPYTTVGQGDDSLPIADVINELVKSGLIEMNRTRDRVGFCADPIAEYMAAWAICDSPSELKRFRSKIRMLQKNRGEDFATGLSRALDDVDATRQHETNPVA
- a CDS encoding response regulator transcription factor → MIDTEHGFFVGINLQGEDQFFHCFSSQPDRPIRKKRVEYIYRDNCVAAGVDCWSPLGLLFAKDAANGRFPVPYTPCEIARQSDEPHLEYAEMYNAERYRFPAANLFPAERELYNRGVVALRDKQVASVVERVKSELRMDGLLMEAQEVAILAQKPLVDEGTQTLTYAGKSVRFRGAIQFRLLQRLAMDAGRFVDNVELGEFVWGDDDIKDKLISNTRGHIERKLAAANITGVGFDAVSGRTRMILS